GCTCGACGCTCCTGCCCCCTCGGGAGAAGGCCACCCGGCCGGCATCGAGGCACCTCACGGAGGCGCCCTCAAAGTGCTCCCTGAACTTCCGCTCCCGATAGGCGGCCCGCTCGGCCCTGCTTCTGCTTCTGGCCTTCGGGGAGACGTGCATCCTCCAGATGCGCGGCCCCCGGACCTCGCCCAGGATGTGCTTCAGCTCCTCCCCGCGCTCGAGTGCCACCACATGGGCGGGGCGGAGGGCCCGGACCTTCCCCAGCTTCAACGCCCGCCCCGGGTCCCCGTCCACCAGGCCCGAGGAGTCCACCAGGACGACATTCTCCGGCGCGGAGCGCGCCAGGCGGACCGTATGGTGGATGACCTCGCCGATGTGGCGGCCCGGGTTGACCCCGCCGACAAAGGCCATCCGGTCGGGCACGGCGTGCTCCATGTCCGCTCGGGTCCGAAAGCTCTTCAGGGATACGGTGCCCGGCGGGCCCAGGGAGGACTGCCCGATGTCGGAGTCCACCAGGGCGGCGGGGACGCCCCGCCCGAGAAGCTCCCGGATGACGAAGAGCGCCAGGGCGGTCTTCCCCGAGCTTGTCCCGCCCAGGAGGAGGGCAATCCCCGGACGGGCCATGAGCTCCTCCAGGAGGGCTTCCCAGGCTGGCTCCGGCACGATGTCCATGGCAGATTATAAGGGGCGGGAGGCCCGCGCACAACAGGGCGCAAGCGCCCCACCCGGGCGGCACGCAGAAGGCCGAGGAGCAGCCGACGGGACAGGGCGGGGAGAATGCACTATAATGGGGGGCATGGAAAGG
This portion of the Nitrospirota bacterium genome encodes:
- a CDS encoding Clp1/GlmU family protein, translating into MDIVPEPAWEALLEELMARPGIALLLGGTSSGKTALALFVIRELLGRGVPAALVDSDIGQSSLGPPGTVSLKSFRTRADMEHAVPDRMAFVGGVNPGRHIGEVIHHTVRLARSAPENVVLVDSSGLVDGDPGRALKLGKVRALRPAHVVALERGEELKHILGEVRGPRIWRMHVSPKARSRSRAERAAYRERKFREHFEGASVRCLDAGRVAFSRGGRSVEPGFSGPSPGLCVGLNRGEDTLALGVVEAAEGGRICLYTSLASLSEVDTLALGEEDFRCAP